The genomic window ATATTGATTATTATAATAATCAGAGAATTAAAATAAAATTAAAAGGATTAACTCCTGCAGAATACAGGAATCAATCCTTAAATTAAATATTAAATTTCATGTCCAAGAAAATGGGTTCACTACAAAGAGAGCTTTTTTAATTTGAATAACTATATTTTAAAACTTCTTCTAATGAATTGAAAGTTTTTTCAATATCTACATTATCTTTTTTGTAACTTAATTTAAATTTATCTTCTACAGCCTTTAATGTTCCCTCTATTTTTTCATTACCTTCTTTATCATAAACTTTAAACTCTCCATTGATAACTGATTCTATAAAAGGATTTCCATTAACATAGAAAACATTAAATTCTCCTTGAGCTTTCCCATCCTTATAGTTTGACTCCTTATATTTCTTCCCATCAAAATAATAGTTTAAAACTTTACCTGTTACATTATCCTTTTCAACAATAATTTGACCATTGTCATTATATATTTTATCCTTTTCTAAATTCTCTGCTGGAGAATTAATTTCAGAATAAACCTTTTCAGCATTCTCTTTTACCTTTTCTTTTTCTTCTTTTGTTTGTCCACATGCAACAAAAAATAAACATAAACAAGCTAAACTTAAAACTAATCTTTTCATAATACTTCTCCTTCATATTTTTTAAATTTTATAATTAGATAATTTTAAATTTCAATATTTAAAACTATCATTACCAACACTTTATCTAGAACAAGGCGTATGTTACTCCTTTTAATTATACAAGTCAATATGTTTTTTTTTACTATTAAAAACAATTAATATTTGTTTAAATTTTAATCTTTTTGTTTTGTTTGTAACTAATTTTTAAAAATTATAATAACTTATATTGACTTAAGTGTTAATACAAGTTATTATAATTTAAAACCAATAAAAGGGAGAAGGGATAATGGATAGTTTAATACAAATGATACAAAAAGATATGAAACCTGCTTTTGGAGTTACAGAACCAGGAGCTATAGCTTTAGCTGTTTCAACTGCTAGAAAATATTCAAAGGAAGAAATTCAAAAAATAAAAGTTGTTCTAAATTCTGGAATATATAAAAATGGTTTTACTTGTGGTATTCCAAATTCAAACCAAGTTGGTAATGCTTTTGCAGCAGCACTTGGAGCAGTTGCTGGAAATCCTGAAAAAGGATTAGAATCCTTAATTGATGTAACAGAAAGTGATAACATTCTTGCTCAAAAATTAATTGATGAACATAAAATTAAAATTGTCTTAGGAGAAATTACTTCTGATATTTATATAGAGACAACATTAATCACAGAAAATGATATTATCACAGTCCTAATAGAACATTCCCATGAAAATATAGTCAAAATAACTAAAAATAATAATGTGATTTTTGAAAAAGATAATATTTTATCTAAAGAAGCTGAAAATTCTGCACCTTTAAACATCCATGACTATACATTAAAGGATATAATTAAATATGTGGAAAATATAAATATAAATGAACTTAATTTTATAAAAAAAGCCTATGAGGTTAATTTAGAGTTGTTTAACGAGGGAATGGAAAACAAACGTACAACTTTTTGTAGAAATTTATTTAAACTTAATGATGGAAAAATAATTTCACAGGATGTTAATAAAACTGCTAATTTATTATGTGGAGGAGCTATTGAAGCTAGAGTTATAGGGCTTAATAAAGCTGCTATGAGTATCACTGGATCTGGTGCTCATGGAATAATTGCCACAATGCCTTTATATGCAGAGTATAAAGTAAATAAAATTTCTGAGGAAAAATTATTGAGAGGAACAGCTCTAAGTTATTTAATTTGTACATATATAAAAGAATATTCAGGAAAACTTTCTGCTTTTTGTGGATGTGCTATTGCTGCTGGTACTGGAATGGCTTGTGCTATAACATTTATGAGAAATGGAAGTTACAAAGAAATTGTTGGAACTTTAAATAATATGGCATCTAGTATCACAGGTATGATTTGTGACGGTGGAAATCAAGGATGTACAATGAAAGGAATTGTAGCAACAGATGCTGCCTTTAGATCAGTTGAACTTGCTATGGATAATTCTTTTATTTTTAATATCCACGGAATTTGTGATGAAAAGCCTGAAAATACAATGAAAAATATGGGTCTTATTGCTTCCCCTGGAATGGTTGGAACAGAAAAAACAATAGTTGAAATTTTCAATAAAAAATAAGTTAGTGAATTTTATATTCACTAACTTATTTTATTCTTAATCCCACTCTAATTCTAGCCCTACTCCAACTTCATTTATGTTGAAATATTTACTCATTTCTGTTTTTACTTTGAGAGAAACACAGTGACATGGATATAAATTTTTATCTATTCCATTTTTTTTTAAAAATTTTATAGTTTCATTTGTTTGAACATCCAAATCAAACAAATGAAAACCACCTATAATCCCAAGTACTCTATTATCTTTACAAATAATCTTTGCATAATCTATTATATTACATATTCCACTGTGAGAACATCCTGTTATTATATAAATACCATTTTTAGATTTATATACTAAAGCACTGTCATCTAAATTATAATCATCAACATATTTTCCAGATTTTTTTACTTCCCCCAAGGGAACTTGTCCTTCAAATTTATTTTTTCTAGGAATTTTTCCTAAAAAAATGATATTTTTTGTAATCTTTTTTGGAGTATTACTATATATAACTTTGGTTTTTTTTAATATTTTTTCTTCACTCATAGGGCTGCCTATTTTCAATGTGCCATATTTTCTTTCTTCAAAAACTCCAAAACAACCTATGATTTCTGGTTTATTTTCATAATTTTTAAAATAATATTCTAAACCTCCAGTATGATCATTATGAGAATGAGACAAAACAATTTTTTGTATCTCATTTAAATTTATTTTCATTTTTTTTGCATTTTTTATGTATATATCTGAGTATCCTACATCTAACAATAATTTTTCTCCATCGTCTTCAATGTAATAAGAAACTCCAGGTTCTCCATAATAGTATTCATCTATATATGTGTTGTTATCAACTAAAACTTTTAACTTCATACTACACCTCCCAATGGATTTTTAAATTTTATTATAATACAACAAGTACATTTTGTCAAATATCAATATTATATTATATTTTTAGTTGTTTTGTTTTCTTCTATTTATAAGGTATAATATATATTATTAGAGTATCCTTAAAATTTGAAAAATAAACATTAAAATTTCAATTAATATTGGAGGTATCTTATATGAAAAATCTAAAAACTTAAATTTTTGGTGTATGTTAAATTGGCCAACAGTAATATTTATAAAAGTGAGAATGCAAAAAAGGAGTGGTAAATTTTATGAAAAATAAATTAAAATATCTTTTTATGTTAATGATAATAGTTGTTAGTGTAGTTGGATGCAAAAGTAAAAAAGAAAATGAAAAACCTTTAGTTGTTGCTATGGAATTAGCTTATCCACCTTTTGAAATGAAAGATTTAAACGGGGATCCAAGTGGTATCAGTGTTGATTTTGCTAAAGATTTTGGAAAATATATTAATAGAGATATAAAGATTGAAAATATAGCTTGGGAAGGACTTATCCCATCTGTTCAAACTGGAAAAGCTGATTTAGTTATTTCTTCAATGTCAATTACAAATGAAAGAAGAAAAGTTGTTGATTTTTCAATACCCTATGCAAATGCTCTTCAAGGAATTTTAACAAATAAAAAATCTAATATAAAAGATTTTGAAGATTTAGATAGAAAAGGAAATACTATAGCTGTTAAAACTGGATCCACTGGTTTTATATTTGCTATGAAAAATGTTAAAAATGCTAAAGTCATTGCTCTTGCTGATGAAAGTGCTTGTGTAACAGAAGTTGTACAAGGAAAAGCTGATGGTTTCTTTTATGATCAACTTACTATTTATCGTAATTGGGAAAGAAATAAAGATACTACAACACCTATTTTTATTCCTTATCAAGATGTTGATGTTCTAGGAGTTGCTGTGAAAAAAGGAAATACAGAGTTGCTTAATAAAATGAATGAATTCATTGTTAAATATAGAAAAGATGGAGGATTTGATAAATTAAGTGAGAAATATTTAGCTAAGGAAAAAGTTGATTTTGGTAAACTAGGTTTCAAATGGTTTTTTGATTTAGAAGATTAAAAAACTTTATAATTACATACTTTGATTGGAGATAATTATGAGCATAAAAAATTTATTCATTACTAAAAATAAAAATAATTTATCCTACGGTAAATCTTTATTTAATGTTGTTTTATTAGCTATTTTTCTCATACTAATTTTTTGGATGTCATTGGTTAAAATAAATGTTTCTTTTGATTTTTTATTTATTAAAGAATTTAAAGTCAGAATTTTCAAAGGATTTTTAATGACTTTCTACATAAGTATTGGTAGTCTAATTATTAGTTTAATTATTGGAATTGTTACAGCTATTTGTAATACTTCTAAAATATTATTTATCAGATATTTAGCTGTGGCATATGTTAAATTTATAAGAGGAACCCCTCTTATAATGCAAATTTATTTATTCTTTTATATTGTTGGAACAGCTTGGGGAATTAATAATAGATTCTTTGCAGGAATTCTAATTCTTTCTATATTTGAAGGAGCCTATATAGGAGAAATAATTAGGGGAAGTTTTATTTCCATTGACAATTCTCAATTGGAAATTGCAAAGGCTGTTGGTTTTACTAAACAACAGACCTTAAAATTTGTTATTCTTCCTCAATTAATAGCTAGGACCCTACCTGCATTAGCTGGACAATTTTCTTCTATAATAAAGGATTCCTCTTTACTTTCTATGATTGCTGTTATTGAACTTACTCAAACAATGAGGGAAATTAGTTCTATTAATTTTAAATTATTTGAATGCTACCTTTTTCTAGGACTTCTTTATTTAATTTTAACACTCCCTATTACCTATATAAGTGAAATGCTTGAAAGGAAATTTAATTATGAAAGTTAAACTTACTCATCTAAATAAAGATTTTGGAAAAAATAAAGAAGTTTTTTCTAATATAAATTTTCATGAGAACATACATTCTCTTGCTATAATTGGTCCATCTGGAGGTGGAAAATCTACATTATTAAAAATAATTGGTGGACTTATCCCCCCTTCTTCTGGTGAAATGTCAATAGATGATGAAGAGATTTCTTTTAATGAAGATTCCTTAAGTTCCTATAGAAAGAAAATTGGTTTTGTTTTTCAACATAGTGGACTGTTCAAACATATG from Fusobacterium sp. IOR10 includes these protein-coding regions:
- a CDS encoding IS3 family transposase, translated to MDYYNNQRIKIKLKGLTPAEYRNQSLN
- a CDS encoding serine dehydratase subunit alpha family protein, which produces MDSLIQMIQKDMKPAFGVTEPGAIALAVSTARKYSKEEIQKIKVVLNSGIYKNGFTCGIPNSNQVGNAFAAALGAVAGNPEKGLESLIDVTESDNILAQKLIDEHKIKIVLGEITSDIYIETTLITENDIITVLIEHSHENIVKITKNNNVIFEKDNILSKEAENSAPLNIHDYTLKDIIKYVENININELNFIKKAYEVNLELFNEGMENKRTTFCRNLFKLNDGKIISQDVNKTANLLCGGAIEARVIGLNKAAMSITGSGAHGIIATMPLYAEYKVNKISEEKLLRGTALSYLICTYIKEYSGKLSAFCGCAIAAGTGMACAITFMRNGSYKEIVGTLNNMASSITGMICDGGNQGCTMKGIVATDAAFRSVELAMDNSFIFNIHGICDEKPENTMKNMGLIASPGMVGTEKTIVEIFNKK
- a CDS encoding MBL fold metallo-hydrolase, with protein sequence MKLKVLVDNNTYIDEYYYGEPGVSYYIEDDGEKLLLDVGYSDIYIKNAKKMKINLNEIQKIVLSHSHNDHTGGLEYYFKNYENKPEIIGCFGVFEERKYGTLKIGSPMSEEKILKKTKVIYSNTPKKITKNIIFLGKIPRKNKFEGQVPLGEVKKSGKYVDDYNLDDSALVYKSKNGIYIITGCSHSGICNIIDYAKIICKDNRVLGIIGGFHLFDLDVQTNETIKFLKKNGIDKNLYPCHCVSLKVKTEMSKYFNINEVGVGLELEWD
- a CDS encoding transporter substrate-binding domain-containing protein, which produces MKNKLKYLFMLMIIVVSVVGCKSKKENEKPLVVAMELAYPPFEMKDLNGDPSGISVDFAKDFGKYINRDIKIENIAWEGLIPSVQTGKADLVISSMSITNERRKVVDFSIPYANALQGILTNKKSNIKDFEDLDRKGNTIAVKTGSTGFIFAMKNVKNAKVIALADESACVTEVVQGKADGFFYDQLTIYRNWERNKDTTTPIFIPYQDVDVLGVAVKKGNTELLNKMNEFIVKYRKDGGFDKLSEKYLAKEKVDFGKLGFKWFFDLED
- a CDS encoding amino acid ABC transporter permease, with protein sequence MSIKNLFITKNKNNLSYGKSLFNVVLLAIFLILIFWMSLVKINVSFDFLFIKEFKVRIFKGFLMTFYISIGSLIISLIIGIVTAICNTSKILFIRYLAVAYVKFIRGTPLIMQIYLFFYIVGTAWGINNRFFAGILILSIFEGAYIGEIIRGSFISIDNSQLEIAKAVGFTKQQTLKFVILPQLIARTLPALAGQFSSIIKDSSLLSMIAVIELTQTMREISSINFKLFECYLFLGLLYLILTLPITYISEMLERKFNYES